The following coding sequences lie in one uncultured Methanobrevibacter sp. genomic window:
- a CDS encoding cation diffusion facilitator family transporter, translated as MDEFRSKGGKKAAKVAIIGNIILTILNIAVGLLSGSYALVSEGAHTLSDVATSIIAYIGFEIGQKPADKEHPIGHGRAEAISGLVIVIFLAVVSYEIITGAIEKILHPELIVIPSTLAAIMAVVGIIVNLRISEYIISIGKQINSPAIVADGQHQKTDIFSSVAVLVGVIVSNMGFPILDPIVGLIIGGLIIKTAFEIAKDNINNIMGKVPSEELINEIRDIANESININTAHNIKVDYLGSYATVTLHIELDGDMSLTESHELAHTVQEAIVEKVPIVKSATVHTCPIGLEYNHEQQIDK; from the coding sequence ATGGATGAATTCAGAAGCAAAGGTGGAAAAAAGGCTGCAAAAGTGGCCATAATAGGAAACATTATTTTAACCATCTTAAACATTGCTGTAGGTTTATTGTCTGGAAGTTACGCATTGGTTTCAGAAGGGGCACATACATTATCCGATGTTGCCACATCAATAATTGCGTATATCGGATTTGAAATCGGACAAAAACCTGCCGACAAGGAACATCCAATTGGCCATGGGCGTGCGGAAGCAATAAGCGGACTTGTAATTGTAATATTTTTGGCCGTGGTCAGCTATGAGATTATAACCGGTGCAATCGAAAAAATACTGCATCCTGAATTGATAGTCATACCAAGCACATTAGCTGCAATAATGGCGGTTGTTGGGATAATTGTCAATTTAAGAATTAGTGAATATATCATTTCCATTGGAAAGCAAATCAACAGTCCAGCAATCGTTGCAGACGGACAGCATCAAAAAACAGATATTTTCTCATCAGTTGCGGTGCTTGTTGGAGTAATCGTTTCAAATATGGGATTTCCAATATTGGATCCGATTGTCGGACTGATAATCGGTGGACTGATTATCAAGACTGCATTTGAAATAGCCAAAGACAATATCAACAACATCATGGGAAAGGTACCATCTGAAGAATTGATTAATGAAATCAGAGACATTGCAAATGAATCAATCAATATAAACACTGCACATAACATAAAAGTTGATTATTTGGGATCATATGCCACAGTAACATTGCACATCGAACTTGATGGAGACATGAGTTTGACTGAATCTCATGAATTGGCCCATACTGTTCAGGAAGCAATTGTTGAAAAAGTACCTATAGTAAAATCAGCAACAGTACACACATGTCCAATAGGACTAGAATATAATCATGAACAACAAATAGATAAGTAA
- a CDS encoding pyridoxal phosphate-dependent aminotransferase: MINPASRTKLIELSQIRKMFEATKPGAINLGIGEPDFDVPQNIKEAMKKSIDNNETHYTPNKGDLDLREEIVKKFKNDNGIKTNPENVIVTVGASEALFASTQAFVEPGDEVLLPNPSFLLYEAVINLSGGKIVPVDCKMENEFKLKADDVAEKITDKTKAIILNSPSNPTGAVMDKEDIKAIADLSMDKNFLIISDEIYEKIIYDKKHYSAAKYSDNVITINGFSKTYAMTGLRVGYLTANDEHTEEIFKIHQNSIACANSTAQRGAYEALTGPQDEVNNMVAEFKNRRDLIVKRLNEMGYETVNTEGAFYVFPKIEDEDFVKKAADAGVVTVNGAAFGSNGQGHVRMSYANSYENIEKAMDILEERVVNG, translated from the coding sequence ATGATAAATCCCGCAAGCAGAACAAAACTAATTGAATTATCACAAATAAGAAAAATGTTTGAAGCAACAAAACCAGGCGCAATAAACCTTGGAATAGGCGAACCTGATTTTGATGTTCCGCAAAACATTAAGGAAGCAATGAAAAAATCCATTGATAACAATGAAACCCATTACACTCCAAATAAGGGTGATTTGGATTTAAGGGAAGAAATCGTCAAAAAATTCAAGAATGACAATGGCATCAAAACAAATCCTGAGAATGTTATCGTTACCGTAGGAGCCAGTGAAGCATTATTTGCAAGTACTCAGGCATTTGTTGAACCTGGTGATGAAGTTCTCCTTCCAAATCCTAGCTTTTTATTATATGAAGCAGTGATTAATTTATCAGGTGGAAAAATTGTGCCTGTTGACTGCAAAATGGAAAACGAATTTAAACTAAAAGCGGATGACGTTGCAGAAAAAATAACTGATAAAACAAAAGCCATAATATTGAATTCCCCATCAAATCCAACCGGAGCGGTAATGGATAAGGAAGATATAAAAGCAATTGCTGATTTATCAATGGACAAGAATTTCCTAATAATTTCAGACGAAATCTATGAAAAGATCATTTATGATAAAAAACACTACTCCGCCGCAAAATACAGTGATAATGTAATTACAATCAACGGATTTTCAAAAACATATGCAATGACAGGATTGAGAGTCGGATATCTAACAGCAAATGACGAACATACAGAAGAGATATTCAAGATACATCAAAACAGCATCGCATGTGCAAATTCCACCGCACAAAGGGGAGCGTATGAAGCTTTGACCGGACCACAGGATGAAGTTAACAACATGGTTGCCGAGTTTAAAAACAGACGGGATTTAATTGTTAAAAGATTGAATGAAATGGGATACGAAACCGTTAATACCGAAGGAGCATTTTACGTATTCCCTAAAATTGAGGATGAAGATTTCGTTAAAAAGGCTGCAGATGCAGGCGTAGTTACAGTCAATGGTGCAGCATTTGGATCAAACGGCCAGGGCCATGTAAGAATGTCATATGCAAATTCCTACGAAAACATCGAAAAGGCAATGGATATCTTAGAAGAGCGTGTAGTTAATGGATGA
- a CDS encoding radical SAM protein gives MLYEKNIFKKDYRKVDIRFGLCYPNIYRTAMSSLGYNILYNLINEREDTWCERIIYPDSNSLESNTPSRHYDILSFSLQFEEDYFHVLEILSDSRIPLKSENRSENDPLIIAGGPCATANPMPLADYIDIFIIGEGEETINELIDVYKDSKSKNMKKFLEIDGLYIPEFDNETKISLIHDMDESYHITQPIVSKSDDDEFESVFNNSIMLNVSRGCTRGCRFCMAGYIYRPTRETDWKKLIDIALENRKNTGLNKITLIGAAVSDYSNLDKLISGLESEGFQISTPSLRIESITQETLKTLKKSGLKTITLAPESIPKLRKVINKDILENKIFTVIENAVELDFNIKLYFLIGIPGESMDDIEELCEYMKKIANIHKNPKRVKFSVNPVIPKPHTPLQWEGYDFKDIKKKTRYIKKEMKNYNIKCESPKKGLIQYILSCGNRGIGELIEKSLTKQPTLKEWREMTPEYDIDDRLPWNNIDVGVNERFLKIEHRRLRNLKQTPWCQTSPCYNCGACEK, from the coding sequence ATGTTATATGAAAAAAACATTTTCAAAAAAGACTACCGGAAAGTAGACATACGGTTTGGGTTATGCTATCCAAACATTTATAGAACTGCAATGTCTTCACTAGGATACAATATTTTATATAATTTAATCAACGAACGTGAGGACACCTGGTGTGAAAGGATAATATATCCTGATAGCAATTCACTTGAATCAAATACTCCCAGCAGGCATTATGACATTTTAAGCTTTTCCCTCCAGTTTGAAGAGGACTATTTTCATGTCTTGGAAATTTTAAGTGATTCTAGAATTCCACTAAAAAGTGAAAATAGAAGTGAAAATGATCCTCTGATTATTGCAGGAGGCCCATGCGCCACAGCAAATCCGATGCCTCTGGCAGATTATATTGATATATTCATAATAGGAGAAGGAGAAGAGACAATTAACGAATTGATTGATGTTTATAAAGATTCCAAATCCAAAAACATGAAAAAATTTCTAGAAATTGATGGTCTTTACATTCCTGAATTTGACAATGAAACAAAAATATCCCTAATCCATGATATGGACGAAAGCTACCACATAACACAGCCTATTGTAAGCAAAAGCGATGATGATGAATTCGAAAGCGTGTTCAACAATTCCATAATGTTGAATGTTTCAAGAGGATGCACAAGAGGCTGCAGATTTTGTATGGCGGGCTATATCTACAGACCCACACGTGAAACAGACTGGAAAAAGCTGATTGACATCGCATTGGAAAACAGGAAAAACACAGGATTGAACAAGATAACCTTAATAGGAGCGGCAGTTTCTGATTACAGCAATTTAGACAAACTCATTTCAGGTCTTGAAAGTGAAGGATTTCAGATATCAACCCCATCACTCAGAATAGAGTCAATTACACAAGAGACTCTGAAAACCTTAAAAAAGAGCGGACTTAAAACAATAACTCTTGCACCCGAATCAATTCCAAAACTTAGAAAAGTGATAAACAAGGACATACTGGAAAACAAAATTTTTACAGTAATAGAAAATGCCGTTGAACTGGACTTCAACATAAAATTATATTTCCTGATTGGAATACCTGGAGAAAGTATGGATGACATTGAAGAGCTATGCGAGTACATGAAAAAAATCGCAAATATTCATAAAAATCCTAAAAGAGTAAAATTCAGTGTAAATCCAGTCATCCCAAAACCCCACACACCACTTCAATGGGAAGGTTATGATTTTAAGGATATAAAAAAGAAAACCAGATACATTAAAAAAGAAATGAAAAATTACAATATAAAATGCGAAAGTCCTAAAAAAGGATTGATTCAGTATATATTATCCTGTGGAAATAGGGGCATTGGAGAACTTATTGAGAAATCATTGACAAAACAGCCCACACTTAAAGAGTGGAGGGAAATGACTCCCGAATATGATATTGATGATCGGCTGCCATGGAACAATATTGATGTGGGAGTTAATGAAAGATTTCTGAAAATTGAACACAGAAGACTGAGAAACCTAAAGCAAACTCCATGGTGTCAGACATCACCTTGCTACAACTGTGGTGCATGTGAAAAATAA
- a CDS encoding transglutaminase domain-containing protein: MIFLVMGAVSAAESINGSYTEDSNNIIGDNDDSLSANNKLEISNEDSISETNIVNSHDDNLGGYPDDEVLNSIDLYYEGNDQKQSFIDLGADGENTLCATDSSSDSVIADISSSDIVGADSSAQSGIIAASPVSTKINVVDTHYTKSSTYFDVTLTDVNGKAIANQKVSLVINKKTFSAITDSKGKAVIKTNCLAVGTYTVSLSYGGNENYSSSSASKKVKVLSSVVGKDLTKYCGDTSKYKVTLWNGNSVLKNTKVTFKYDGKSYTGKTNNKGQVSLNKFLAAGKYTVSVTNPVTGEKVSHNIVVKKDQSKFEAKSKIYVHPNKKGSLTVVLKTKHDVELKNKKITFTYNGKKVTNRTNVNGKATLTIPVLAKGTYNVNFKYGGNDDFYSTSGSAKVVVAEPTTKLSSQIVVQYYGESSKFKVKLTNSTGHALANKNVKIKLDGKTTVCKTNKNGVAQISLKNINPGTYSAKYSFSTKGLKDYSYGSKNVIILKLVGVITAKDLTMKVNDNSNYQVTVKDKSGKVLKNVKVKSTIGNKNYYYITDSNGKAKFEVTQTTGKYNIKTILADPYYKSAPVTKQIIIKGTKFVASNTNVPEGAKATYSVKVVNENNKVVKNRNVKFTINGKEYSDKSDSNGIAKVSLGVLPKGNHVIKFNDGSAYGSAKITVMSKVTVKNLVAASKSVNSYISKHSKLPSSVKIGGVSFKTADYLYLISKAIVNLKNGKKSDIPIKVIKNPSNPKKATSLGYLKDYLSVAQKIVKTAESKGKMPNSVSSKVGAIGYDGVVAILAKVMVSYGKNNKMPSSYIHVTAFSDSSSTKAGGINMKNTISNLAAYLAASTNCQVNDAKIKKLVSKLIKDCKTEKEKATKLFNYVRDTISYSFYYNTRFGAVGTLNAGTGNCVDHAHLVVAMCRAAGLATRYVHATCHFSSGNTYGHVFAQVLIGNTWTVADATSSRNSLGNVANWNTNSYSLHAITSSISF; this comes from the coding sequence ATGATTTTCCTTGTTATGGGAGCAGTTAGTGCAGCGGAATCAATTAATGGTTCATATACAGAAGATTCAAATAATATTATTGGAGATAATGATGATTCATTGTCTGCAAATAATAAATTAGAAATTTCTAACGAGGATTCTATCTCAGAAACTAATATAGTTAATTCTCATGATGATAATTTGGGAGGTTACCCTGATGATGAGGTATTGAACAGTATCGATTTATATTATGAGGGTAATGATCAAAAACAATCTTTCATTGATCTAGGAGCAGACGGGGAAAATACTTTATGCGCAACTGATTCAAGTTCTGATAGTGTCATTGCTGATATTTCAAGTAGTGATATCGTTGGTGCTGACAGTTCAGCTCAGTCAGGTATTATTGCTGCTAGTCCTGTATCTACAAAAATAAATGTTGTTGATACTCACTACACCAAATCATCAACATATTTTGATGTTACTTTAACTGATGTAAACGGTAAAGCCATAGCCAATCAGAAGGTTTCATTGGTTATCAATAAAAAGACATTTTCAGCTATTACTGATTCCAAGGGTAAAGCTGTAATCAAAACTAATTGTTTGGCAGTCGGAACATACACCGTTTCTTTAAGCTATGGGGGTAATGAAAATTATTCCTCAAGTTCCGCTTCAAAGAAAGTTAAAGTATTGTCATCTGTAGTTGGAAAAGATTTAACAAAATATTGTGGTGATACATCAAAGTATAAGGTTACACTTTGGAATGGAAATTCCGTATTGAAAAATACAAAAGTCACATTCAAGTATGATGGAAAATCTTATACTGGTAAAACTAACAATAAAGGTCAAGTTAGTTTAAATAAATTTTTAGCTGCTGGAAAGTATACTGTTAGTGTAACTAATCCGGTAACTGGTGAGAAAGTTTCACATAATATTGTGGTCAAAAAGGATCAATCCAAATTTGAAGCAAAATCCAAAATATATGTGCACCCTAACAAAAAAGGTTCACTTACTGTAGTTTTAAAAACCAAACATGATGTTGAACTCAAGAATAAGAAAATCACCTTTACTTACAATGGTAAAAAAGTAACCAATAGGACTAATGTGAATGGGAAAGCAACTTTGACTATTCCTGTTCTTGCTAAAGGTACTTATAATGTCAACTTTAAGTATGGTGGTAATGACGATTTCTATTCAACATCAGGCAGTGCAAAAGTTGTGGTTGCAGAACCTACTACAAAACTGTCTTCTCAAATAGTGGTACAGTACTATGGGGAAAGTTCTAAATTCAAAGTCAAGTTAACCAATTCAACTGGTCATGCACTTGCAAATAAAAATGTTAAAATTAAACTTGATGGTAAAACTACTGTTTGTAAAACCAATAAAAATGGTGTGGCACAAATTTCTTTAAAAAATATTAATCCTGGAACTTATTCCGCTAAATATTCATTTTCAACCAAAGGATTGAAAGATTACAGTTACGGTTCTAAAAATGTAATCATTTTGAAATTGGTTGGTGTGATTACAGCTAAAGATTTGACCATGAAAGTAAACGATAATTCAAATTATCAGGTAACCGTTAAGGACAAATCTGGAAAGGTTCTTAAGAATGTTAAAGTTAAATCCACTATCGGTAATAAAAATTATTATTATATAACCGATTCAAATGGAAAAGCTAAATTCGAAGTAACCCAAACCACTGGAAAGTATAATATCAAGACTATTCTCGCAGATCCATACTATAAATCTGCTCCAGTAACTAAACAGATTATAATTAAGGGGACCAAATTCGTTGCAAGTAATACTAATGTTCCTGAAGGGGCTAAGGCTACCTATTCTGTAAAAGTGGTTAATGAAAACAATAAAGTTGTTAAAAACAGGAATGTTAAATTTACTATAAACGGTAAAGAATATAGCGATAAATCCGATTCAAACGGTATAGCTAAAGTTAGTTTAGGTGTATTACCTAAAGGAAATCATGTAATCAAATTTAATGACGGATCTGCATACGGCTCCGCAAAGATTACTGTTATGAGCAAGGTAACTGTTAAGAATTTAGTGGCCGCTTCAAAAAGCGTCAATAGCTATATTTCAAAACATTCAAAGTTACCTTCATCTGTTAAAATAGGTGGTGTCTCTTTTAAGACTGCTGATTATTTATATTTAATTTCAAAAGCTATTGTAAATTTGAAAAATGGTAAAAAAAGCGATATCCCTATTAAAGTTATAAAAAATCCAAGTAACCCTAAAAAAGCAACATCTTTGGGTTATTTGAAAGATTATCTTAGTGTAGCACAGAAAATTGTTAAGACTGCAGAATCCAAAGGCAAAATGCCTAATTCTGTTAGTTCTAAAGTAGGAGCAATAGGTTACGATGGTGTTGTTGCAATATTGGCCAAAGTAATGGTTTCATATGGTAAGAATAACAAGATGCCATCATCTTACATACATGTAACAGCTTTTTCAGATTCTTCCTCTACTAAGGCTGGAGGGATAAACATGAAGAATACTATAAGTAATTTGGCAGCATATCTTGCGGCTTCTACTAACTGTCAAGTTAATGATGCTAAAATCAAGAAGTTAGTCTCCAAACTTATTAAGGATTGTAAGACCGAAAAGGAAAAAGCCACTAAACTTTTCAATTATGTAAGGGATACAATATCCTATAGTTTTTACTATAACACAAGATTCGGAGCTGTCGGAACATTGAACGCAGGAACAGGTAACTGTGTTGATCATGCACATTTAGTTGTTGCAATGTGTAGGGCAGCCGGTTTGGCAACTAGATATGTTCACGCTACATGTCATTTCAGTAGTGGAAATACATATGGACACGTATTTGCTCAAGTATTGATTGGTAATACTTGGACTGTTGCCGATGCTACAAGTTCTAGGAACTCGTTAGGTAATGTAGCTAATTGGAATACAAATAGTTATAGTCTTCATGCTATAACTTCAAGTATCTCATTCTAA
- a CDS encoding phosphopantetheine adenylyltransferase: protein MNSKRYNKVAVGGTFDKFHDGHKKLLSTAFEIGDEIEIGVTSDAFGGLKGDIDSCKERMSNLKSFFSDKYNFVVVPLEDPYGTTIYDADFEAIVVTEETEPTAVEINEIRVSKGMKPLDIVVVSFVLAYDGNPISSTRIRSGEINQKGNFIQ from the coding sequence ATGAATTCTAAACGGTATAATAAAGTGGCTGTTGGGGGAACCTTTGACAAATTTCATGACGGACATAAGAAATTGCTGTCCACTGCCTTTGAAATTGGCGATGAAATTGAAATTGGAGTAACATCTGATGCTTTTGGAGGTTTAAAAGGAGATATAGATTCTTGTAAGGAGAGAATGAGTAATCTTAAATCTTTTTTTTCTGATAAATATAATTTTGTAGTTGTTCCATTGGAAGATCCTTACGGCACTACAATTTATGATGCTGATTTTGAAGCTATCGTTGTAACTGAGGAGACCGAACCCACTGCCGTTGAAATTAATGAGATTAGAGTTTCTAAAGGTATGAAACCTTTGGATATTGTTGTTGTTAGTTTTGTTTTGGCCTATGATGGAAATCCCATATCTTCCACACGTATTCGAAGTGGTGAGATTAATCAAAAGGGGAATTTCATTCAATAA
- a CDS encoding 4Fe-4S binding protein, protein MAVKINSDVCGHIENCPVQGLCIKLCEQGAIIEENGDVKIVPENCDDCDLCIQNCPNQAISKA, encoded by the coding sequence ATGGCAGTAAAAATTAACTCAGATGTATGTGGACACATCGAAAACTGTCCTGTACAAGGGTTATGTATTAAACTTTGTGAACAAGGAGCAATCATAGAGGAAAACGGGGATGTAAAAATCGTTCCTGAAAATTGTGATGATTGTGATCTTTGTATACAAAATTGTCCAAATCAAGCTATCTCCAAAGCGTGA
- the fwdF gene encoding tungsten-dependent formylmethanofuran dehydrogenase subunit FwdF yields MFNIERSGEEHRKLTYKDENCVGCGICTDVCPTESLRLGPIVPIARGLIEMDLISVNKDSCVFCGLCSVACPFDALTLAIDGIDVKQTESYPKWDVNSEIDEEECIYCGRCDAVCPQDSIIFKRNLPKPVDLVRGEIDIDKEQCIYCSFCAELCPAQAITIKNIPTSSADLVYNSIDVDLSKCIFCGVCKRVCPEDAIKQICSSCMYHDEIPEVEITGEAFILESSCVNCSWCSEICPVDAISITKPFEGALELVETDEKVCKGTSCHACQDVCPCNAVEIVDGKSQTNLDFCNLCGACITACPQDIRVLSRTAMKLNNINSESWNEILNTLLVGK; encoded by the coding sequence ATGTTTAATATAGAAAGAAGTGGTGAAGAACACCGTAAATTGACTTATAAAGATGAAAATTGTGTTGGTTGTGGCATATGTACTGATGTATGTCCGACTGAATCTTTAAGGTTAGGTCCGATTGTGCCGATAGCAAGAGGGCTGATTGAAATGGATTTGATATCCGTCAATAAGGATTCATGTGTATTTTGTGGTTTATGTTCTGTTGCATGTCCATTTGATGCGTTGACATTGGCAATTGATGGAATCGATGTTAAACAAACAGAATCTTATCCTAAATGGGATGTCAATTCTGAAATAGATGAGGAAGAATGTATTTATTGCGGCAGATGTGATGCTGTTTGTCCGCAGGATTCTATTATTTTTAAAAGAAATCTCCCGAAACCTGTTGATTTGGTGAGGGGTGAAATAGATATTGATAAGGAACAATGTATTTACTGTTCTTTTTGTGCGGAGTTATGTCCTGCCCAAGCTATTACAATTAAGAACATTCCTACATCCAGTGCTGATTTGGTTTATAACTCAATTGATGTTGATTTGTCAAAATGTATTTTCTGTGGCGTTTGTAAGAGAGTTTGTCCTGAAGATGCAATAAAACAAATCTGCTCATCATGTATGTATCATGATGAAATTCCTGAAGTTGAAATTACCGGTGAGGCATTTATTTTGGAGTCTTCATGTGTAAACTGTTCATGGTGTTCTGAGATTTGTCCTGTTGATGCAATTTCAATAACAAAACCGTTTGAAGGTGCTTTGGAATTGGTTGAAACCGATGAAAAAGTATGTAAAGGAACTTCCTGTCATGCTTGTCAGGATGTCTGTCCATGTAATGCGGTTGAAATTGTTGATGGAAAATCACAAACTAATCTGGACTTCTGTAATCTTTGTGGGGCCTGTATAACAGCATGTCCGCAGGATATTAGGGTTCTTTCTAGAACCGCTATGAAATTGAATAATATTAATTCAGAATCTTGGAATGAAATATTAAATACTTTATTGGTAGGAAAATAG
- a CDS encoding class III signal peptide-containing protein, producing MYRRKLDNKGQGSAELILLVGGLIIIVLLVGGYMSHITDQMQTNIKNLLNEERDFLINKI from the coding sequence ATGTATAGACGAAAACTTGACAACAAAGGACAGGGAAGCGCTGAATTAATCTTGCTTGTCGGAGGATTAATAATAATCGTACTCCTTGTCGGCGGTTATATGTCCCATATAACTGACCAAATGCAAACAAATATCAAAAATTTGTTAAATGAAGAAAGAGATTTTTTAATAAATAAAATATGA
- a CDS encoding class III signal peptide-containing protein — protein sequence MRKMKKFFKENSGQGAAEYILLFGGVIVIALLALTIYRSYMNTSDVSLKAKDDIIDVRNTILDNRTHV from the coding sequence ATGAGAAAAATGAAAAAATTCTTCAAAGAAAATTCTGGTCAAGGCGCAGCAGAATACATTCTACTGTTTGGAGGAGTTATTGTTATTGCCCTACTCGCTTTAACAATATACAGATCATATATGAACACCAGTGATGTCAGTCTAAAAGCAAAAGACGACATCATAGATGTGAGAAACACCATACTTGACAACCGCACCCATGTATAG
- a CDS encoding metal-dependent hydrolase, producing the protein MEIRWLGHSAFEIISDDDVRILIDPFISNNPACEVPVEELNPDIILITHGHSDHLGDALEISNRTNAPIACVHEISLFLAKQGIRNISVNIGGSFIFRNIKFTMLDAKHSSDIDIVEEIVPGGTAGSFLITFEDGTKIFHTGDTGLFGDMKDVIGAIYKPDVVMVPIGDKFTMGPFEAALATMWMNPKVVIPMHYNTFPPIEQDPAIFANFVSQFNPNIDVVVMNPDEYFEFNPEDYQD; encoded by the coding sequence ATGGAGATTCGTTGGCTTGGACATTCAGCATTTGAAATCATTAGTGATGACGATGTCAGAATTTTGATTGATCCTTTTATCAGCAATAATCCAGCTTGTGAAGTACCTGTTGAAGAATTAAACCCAGATATTATTTTAATTACTCATGGACATTCAGACCATTTGGGTGATGCATTGGAAATTTCAAACAGAACCAATGCTCCAATTGCTTGTGTCCATGAAATTTCACTCTTTTTAGCAAAACAAGGTATTAGAAACATCAGTGTCAATATCGGCGGTTCATTTATATTTAGAAACATTAAATTTACCATGCTCGATGCAAAACACTCTTCAGACATTGACATTGTTGAGGAAATAGTGCCTGGAGGTACTGCAGGAAGCTTTTTAATTACCTTTGAAGACGGCACTAAAATATTCCATACCGGCGATACTGGACTGTTTGGTGATATGAAAGATGTTATTGGTGCAATTTACAAGCCTGATGTGGTAATGGTTCCTATTGGTGACAAGTTTACTATGGGTCCGTTTGAAGCTGCTTTGGCTACCATGTGGATGAATCCTAAGGTGGTTATTCCAATGCATTACAATACATTCCCGCCTATAGAACAAGATCCGGCAATTTTTGCTAACTTCGTAAGTCAGTTCAACCCTAACATTGATGTTGTGGTTATGAACCCTGACGAATATTTTGAATTTAATCCTGAAGACTATCAGGATTAA